A stretch of DNA from Arachis hypogaea cultivar Tifrunner chromosome 19, arahy.Tifrunner.gnm2.J5K5, whole genome shotgun sequence:
CATTCTTATTTAATTCAATTCCAATAAATAAATTATCGTAGTTTCCACGGGAGGAGAATTCAAGAGGCCCTCAATTTCCAGACTGTACTCTCCATCAACAAGTACACTATCATCAACACTTTTCCTTGCCTCTTTTACAATATCAATTTCAGTACTTATATCATCCAATCCAGGAACTTCAGCACCCTTTTCACCAAGAAAATCAATCAAAGGCCTGCAATTTGTCTTCATATTTGAACAATTTTCATCAGCAGTGATACCCTCATCCAGCACCTCACACGAATCCTTCTTGTCAACAATATATTCATCCTCACTTGAAGGGATCTTTCCCAACTTACCATCCTAAacacaatttataaaaaaaataaataaataaaagaaaatcaataaaacaacaataagaaacaataaaaaacaataaagaaaataaaaaacacgaGTTTGTAGATGCAACCTTCAATGGAGTACGCTCATAATCCGCATCATAGTTAGGCAACTCAAACATGGAAATAATAGCAGCATCATCGTAAACTCTTCTCACACGAAAAGTTCCAAAATACTTGTCTGCACCAACACTCTTGATATCTATCTTAAGGAGCAATTTTTTTCCCAACAATTGCTAGAACATCACAGGATAACTATTTCCACAAACAACCTGTGAAATAATTTGAAAAACATGGTTCTTAGAAGAATCAAGGACGAAATACACACTCAAACACACTCAACAAACAATTATACATGGCAAAAACAAATCTCAGTCACTATTAAACTcaacaacagaaaagaaaaaaaaggaataaacCATACACTTGCATCCTTCTAAACTTCTCCAAACAGATCAGCACATGATTTTTTCAATAAGTAAGTAGCCTCACGATCGAATAACACAAATACATCATGTCCATTATCATCCTCAACAGCTATTTTGATCCTATATCTGACCATCAAAGAATtacccaataaaaaatttaatacaaaaaacaaaaaaacaacaaaataactgTAATTAGGAAAATGAAACAAGGAGAAATAAACAACAGCAGGAAAAAgaacgaaaaaagaaaagaatatcacACATAAAGGAATAAACACAACGTACCTAGGAGTCACATTGGTAACATAGTGCTGACAAAAATCAGAATAATATGCACCACCTTGAGGCTGAATTGACTTCCCACAAACACAAGCTGAATACCACCAAAGTCCCTCATCCACAATAGATCTCACAAAACCAAAAACCACAAAAGACCCCTCCtatcataatataaaaaataaacattgaGATATGAATGGAAAACATAAATTTCGTATAAATTTTTCATGAAAGGACATCTAAGTCAAAATTGACTAAAGACATGGAAAAAAAACCCAATAAACCTCGTTGTTATCATGAAGTTCGTCAATAGTGCATCTTCTAGTAAGCCGCATAAAATCATCTTCCAATGAAACACCCTTGCCCTCATTAGCAATAAACAATGGTTGTGTTCCATTGATACCTTGGTCAATCATACTAATCATCATAGAAGAATTaaaggaaaaaaggaaagatcagtaaaaaaaaaaagaaacaatatcAACAAAACTTCAAACACAAATAAAGAGAATAAACTGAAATTATATTAACCAagttaaaactataaataaaaacATCAATCAACTAAACACGTCATGTAATAAGATACTATCCAATAACCTGTTTTTGAAATCAACTACTTCAGACAAATCTGGATTAAAGAACAGCCAAGTAGCATGCATAACATTTTGGAGACCAACTTGTCCTACAAAACACCCAGctaaataaataatagataaataaataaataaataacaaataaatagttaaaaacaGGGAACTAAACATAAAGCAAAGAAATTTCAGAAGAAATTAGGAAGCCTAAACATTATAATATTGACTACCCCTAAAGAATTTAACTTTGGCAAGTTGGATCACAACAACTGGCTACTCCATATAACCAGAGCCTAAGAAACGATGCACTTCATCCACGTACTCCCCAAACAGAGCATAGCGTATTGTCAacctgaaaaaaaatatttattggaAAACTTAGATCCAttatgtaaggcccacatcggttggagaggggaacgaagcatgccttataagggtgtggatacctctccctagcatgacgcgttttgacgagtgagtgtgggggggcttaggctatcatccctatcgtcaaaggcaaaaccgtgaggccttgtgtgccaaagcggacaatatcatgctagcgggtggtctgggctgttacagatggtatcagagccagagcctggatcgatgtgccagcgagggcgctgggctcccttaggggggtggattgtaaggcccacatcggttggagaggggaacgaagcatgccttataagggtgtggatacctctccctagcatgacgcgttttgacgagtgagtgtggggggctttggccatcatccctatcgtcaaaggcaaaaccgtgaggccttgtgtgccaaagcggacaatatcatgctagcgggtggtctgggctgttacagttAGCTTGTGATTTTCTCTTCTTTTGGGTTCTTTTagattctagctatagattgcaTTTATCTAATCACTAagccaataaattataatttacttgatatattaatattaaattaatatatatatatatatatatatagtaacagtatatatatatatactgttaCTATCAATACTAGAACTACATTATCCAAGAAATTATATTGGATTTGATTTATAAGTTAACAATGATATTCtaactattttctatttattgtTATATATTTAGGTTGAATGCTTAATTGATTTATTTGAGAATATTAATGTTCTTTTGATATTGCtgctctttttattttcattctgtTTGTGATTGACTACTCTAATTGATTTGTTGATTgatatatttatgtttttatttttttaattttttctttccaTGCATCTGAAATTTTGGGATTTAGTTGTTAATGGTTTACATTGATTTAGTAGGTTCAGTTAGATATTGGTGGGTTATAAGATATTTATATTTCTTATGATAgtgtaaaatattatatttatcggTCCCTTTTAACCAATTCTCTTATTATCCCATAATATTATAATAGTCAAGTGAGATATGCTAATAGATGTCTTTTCCTATTCAGTTTGTTCCCAATGACTATATTATAGGTGTTTTTGGGTGTGCCTCATATGCATATGCACATATGTTCAAATAGATTAGATGTTAGTGGGTTTTAGGGTATTATATTCTATTACTTTATAATTATTATGATTCTATGAGATTTGTTGGAATGTGTCCTTTCTTATTTAATTGTTGCGCAGAGAAGATAGCATAGGTGTTATTGATTGTGGTAGCTGGATGTGTGTGATAGGTATTAGATGATGTATGCTATGTGTACATATTTTCCCACCCTTTCTTTGaggtattcaaattcaaattcaaatattttggTGATTTGTTAGCTTGTCTATAAAAAGGACTCCTTGGTTGTATGGTTCAATGCACCTCATTCCTTCTCTGAAATCTCTTGTTTCTGGTTTctatttatctttttagttttctCTATCGTGTTTGGTGGTTGAGCCAATGCCTCCTCCATTTGATTCTATCTCTAAGATCCACCCTCCAAGGGAGGCATGGAGACTCAAAGTTAGGGTACTAAGAACTTGGATTGTTCCTTCTTTTGGAAATCATgatgttgcaaattcaatggAAATTGTTCTTGTTGATGGAGATGTGAGTGGTTGTTCAATGTTGGTCTTGGGTTGATTTTATTTATGGTTTTCTTTCATCTTTTGTTGTGTTCGTTGtaactgttttttgttttttaaatttgttgttgttttctTGTGCAGTCTAACAAAATACAAGCAACTGTTAAGAAGCAGCTCATAAATAGGTTTAAAGAGAGTATTATTGAGGGTCAAACATACCGAATGTCATATTTTAGTGTTGTTCCAAACCAAGGCAATTATAGGGCATCAGAACATGAGTTTAAGTTGGTTTTTCTTAACCGTACAACTGTTATTCCTGTCCCTAACGATGCTATCCCAAAGACATGTTTCAGTTTCTGTTCGTTTGATGAGCTCTTGA
This window harbors:
- the LOC140181877 gene encoding uncharacterized protein; its protein translation is MMISMIDQGINGTQPLFIANEGKGVSLEDDFMRLTRRCTIDELHDNNEEGSFVVFGFVRSIVDEGLWWYSACVCGKSIQPQGGAYYSDFCQHYVTNVTPRYRIKIAVEDDNGHDVFVLFDREATYLLKKSCADLFGEV
- the LOC112778621 gene encoding uncharacterized protein; this translates as MPPPFDSISKIHPPREAWRLKVRVLRTWIVPSFGNHDVANSMEIVLVDGDSNKIQATVKKQLINRFKESIIEGQTYRMSYFSVVPNQGNYRASEHEFKLVFLNRTTVIPVPNDAIPKTCFSFCSFDELLKMTEDYVYLVDVIGLLTSVGEEKEYVKDAKVMKMIVLELSSKEFVFFCLMLIVFCIY